A section of the Streptomyces sp. NBC_00178 genome encodes:
- a CDS encoding STM4014 family protein, with protein sequence MSQSASSAPPRLAVVGIPGNRRVGLFQDAVRAAGLPAARTVSWADVLRGDVLRGDAGFLPGETVRVDSPGEDAEVDRLLRGTDDPTRVEGSARWYARFTAAVRDVARAAGAAGAEMLDAPQDIAVLFDKRICHGVLDAAGVPVPDSPTSGPGAGPVRGWADVRALMSDHRMPRVFVKPAHGSSASGVVALETAGPGRVRAATSVERDAAGRLFNSLRVRRCTTEGEVAALIDALAPDGLHIERWLPKASQRGRVADLRVVVVAGRATHAVVRTSRHPMTNLHLGGARGDLGQVRTSVEAAGGSWGAALAVCERAAACFPGTLCVGVDLLPATGWRRFTVGEVNAFGDLLPRLTGLPGSGAEGLDTYGAQIAAVLHRTRNDRATHAP encoded by the coding sequence ATGTCGCAGTCAGCGAGTAGCGCGCCCCCGCGCCTCGCGGTGGTCGGCATCCCCGGCAACCGCAGGGTCGGCCTCTTCCAGGACGCCGTGCGCGCGGCCGGGCTCCCGGCGGCGCGCACGGTCTCCTGGGCCGATGTCCTGCGGGGCGACGTGCTCCGGGGCGATGCCGGCTTCCTGCCAGGGGAGACCGTGCGCGTCGACTCCCCGGGGGAGGACGCGGAGGTGGACAGGCTCCTGCGCGGGACCGACGATCCGACGAGAGTGGAGGGTTCGGCCCGCTGGTACGCCCGTTTCACCGCGGCCGTGCGGGACGTCGCGCGGGCCGCAGGCGCCGCGGGGGCGGAGATGCTGGACGCTCCGCAGGACATCGCGGTGCTGTTCGACAAGCGGATCTGCCACGGTGTCCTGGATGCCGCGGGGGTGCCCGTACCGGACTCCCCCACATCGGGGCCAGGAGCCGGGCCGGTGCGTGGCTGGGCGGACGTGCGTGCGCTGATGTCCGATCACCGGATGCCCCGGGTGTTCGTGAAGCCGGCTCACGGTTCGTCGGCCTCCGGGGTGGTCGCCCTGGAGACGGCCGGTCCGGGGAGGGTCCGCGCGGCCACCTCGGTGGAGCGGGACGCCGCCGGCCGGCTGTTCAACTCGCTGCGGGTGCGCAGGTGCACGACGGAGGGCGAGGTGGCCGCGCTCATAGACGCCCTGGCGCCCGACGGATTGCACATCGAGCGCTGGCTGCCCAAGGCGTCCCAGCGGGGCCGGGTCGCCGACCTCCGGGTCGTGGTGGTCGCGGGCCGGGCGACGCACGCGGTCGTGCGTACCAGCCGGCACCCCATGACCAACCTGCATCTGGGAGGGGCGCGAGGCGACCTCGGCCAGGTCCGGACCTCGGTGGAGGCGGCGGGCGGCAGCTGGGGCGCCGCCCTGGCGGTCTGCGAGCGGGCCGCCGCCTGCTTCCCCGGCACGCTCTGCGTGGGGGTCGACCTGCTGCCTGCCACCGGCTGGCGGCGCTTCACCGTAGGCGAGGTCAACGCCTTCGGGGACCTCCTGCCCCGTCTGACCGGGCTTCCCGGCAGCGGGGCGGAGGGCCTGGACACCTATGGCGCGCAGATCGCCGCCGTACTGCACCGAACAAGGAACGACCGTGCCACCCACGCACCCTGA
- a CDS encoding STM4015 family protein: protein MTDIVHPDVFHGLPVLTLPATDAAEAATPPAPGSVAWRLECAWGGETFTEHWRRFLDEVDPAGVRALLIGPWWEDEYSSFRPVVEAIAADAHRFPALRALFLADVESEECELSWLQMCDITPVLEALPLLEELTVRGCGESVSDGENLRLRPVRHAALKSLRFESGGLPGHVVRAVGASGLPSLEHLEFWFGSEWYGGDASVADLAPVLSGAAYPALRHLGLQNSEIQDEIAVAVASAPVVARLDSLSLAMGTLSDAGAEALLGGQPLTHLSALDLHHHYLSAPYVARIEDLCARAGIRVDLEGAEDWDDEDDESRYVAVSE from the coding sequence ATGACCGACATCGTTCACCCGGACGTCTTCCACGGCCTGCCCGTCCTCACCCTGCCCGCCACCGACGCCGCGGAAGCCGCGACACCGCCCGCACCCGGATCGGTGGCGTGGCGGCTGGAGTGCGCCTGGGGCGGGGAGACGTTCACCGAGCACTGGCGGCGCTTCCTCGATGAGGTCGATCCGGCCGGGGTGAGGGCACTGCTGATCGGGCCCTGGTGGGAGGACGAGTACTCGTCCTTCCGGCCGGTGGTCGAGGCGATCGCCGCGGACGCACACCGATTCCCGGCCCTGCGCGCTCTGTTCCTCGCCGATGTGGAGAGCGAGGAGTGCGAGCTGTCCTGGCTGCAGATGTGCGACATCACCCCGGTACTCGAAGCCCTCCCGCTGCTGGAGGAACTGACGGTGCGAGGCTGTGGGGAGTCCGTCTCGGACGGGGAGAACCTCCGGCTGCGCCCTGTCCGGCACGCGGCACTGAAGTCGCTCCGGTTCGAGTCCGGCGGCCTGCCCGGACACGTCGTCCGCGCGGTCGGCGCGTCCGGACTGCCGTCGCTGGAACACCTGGAGTTCTGGTTCGGCTCCGAGTGGTACGGCGGTGACGCGTCCGTCGCCGACCTGGCCCCCGTGCTGTCCGGCGCCGCGTATCCCGCACTGCGCCATCTCGGTCTGCAGAACAGCGAGATCCAGGACGAGATAGCCGTCGCGGTCGCCTCGGCGCCGGTCGTCGCGCGGCTCGACTCCCTGTCCCTCGCGATGGGCACCCTCAGCGATGCGGGTGCCGAGGCCCTGCTGGGCGGGCAGCCGCTCACCCATCTCTCGGCCCTCGATCTGCACCACCACTACCTCAGCGCCCCGTACGTCGCCCGTATCGAGGACCTGTGCGCCCGGGCGGGCATACGGGTCGATCTCGAAGGGGCCGAGGACTGGGACGACGAGGACGACGAGTCGCGCTATGTCGCAGTCAGCGAGTAG
- a CDS encoding STM4015 family protein, producing MSNADRLHELLGLQAVDFQRETEESARPAAEAVAWRISVDPFGPEGDVSWEEEFDAFLGAVDPSRVRALIIGQWGESYEEDSSYPIGLVVAAAGRLTSLTAVFVGDLVMEEAEISWIEQSDVTALLTAFPALTHLGVRGGTGLVFPPVEHTSLRELTIESGGLPAVALRGLLDSELPALESLDLWLGVSAYGGDAVVPDLAPLLTGTRFPRLRHLGLRNSELQNEIAAAIGSAPLVARLRTLDLSNGTLGDEGAAALLEGQPLIHLEALDLHHHFLSEPMERRLTEALAPHGVAVDLSERCEPWDDRGAAGRYTAVAE from the coding sequence ATGTCCAACGCGGACCGTCTGCACGAGTTGCTCGGCCTCCAAGCCGTCGATTTCCAGCGCGAGACCGAGGAGTCGGCGCGTCCCGCGGCCGAGGCCGTGGCCTGGCGCATCAGCGTCGACCCGTTCGGCCCGGAGGGGGACGTGAGCTGGGAGGAGGAGTTCGACGCCTTCCTCGGCGCGGTCGACCCGTCCCGTGTCCGGGCTCTGATCATCGGGCAGTGGGGCGAGTCGTACGAGGAGGACTCGTCCTACCCGATCGGGCTCGTCGTCGCCGCGGCCGGCCGGCTGACCTCGCTCACGGCGGTCTTCGTCGGAGACCTGGTGATGGAGGAGGCGGAGATCTCCTGGATCGAGCAGTCCGACGTCACCGCCCTCCTCACGGCCTTCCCGGCCCTGACCCATCTCGGTGTCCGCGGCGGCACGGGCCTGGTCTTCCCGCCCGTCGAGCACACGTCCCTGCGTGAGCTCACCATCGAGAGCGGAGGTCTTCCGGCCGTGGCGCTGCGCGGTCTGCTGGACAGCGAACTGCCCGCGCTGGAGAGCCTGGACCTCTGGCTGGGTGTGTCCGCGTACGGCGGCGACGCCGTCGTCCCGGACCTGGCGCCACTGCTCACGGGCACCCGCTTCCCCCGGCTCCGGCACCTCGGTCTGCGCAACAGCGAGCTGCAGAACGAGATCGCGGCCGCGATCGGTTCGGCCCCGCTCGTCGCCAGGCTCCGCACGCTCGACCTGTCGAACGGCACGCTGGGCGACGAGGGCGCGGCCGCGCTGCTGGAGGGCCAGCCGCTCATCCATCTCGAAGCACTCGACCTGCACCACCACTTCCTGAGCGAGCCGATGGAACGTCGGCTGACCGAGGCGCTCGCCCCGCACGGCGTCGCCGTCGACCTGTCCGAGCGCTGCGAACCCTGGGACGACCGCGGGGCCGCCGGACGCTATACCGCGGTCGCGGAGTAG
- a CDS encoding DUF6745 domain-containing protein: MQYVNAWRAVAAATGRADRSAAEDGVRLAYRRAGLAEPEHVIWADSPKAAVEAVEKLVGAGRSVREEVRTRPWAQERRRIYDELGPAGWSALWSATGAQLWETTAALADRIRTGIVAELATRPEDESDVRLVLLDAVLGQHDAAWLAAFEGRGDRLTGLAEVARNAGWWWPYEHAVVISERPEALHRDEAGRLDRGDGPALAYPDGFALHAWRGMPVPAEFLDSLGTLTPERIRAEENAELRRVMLEYYGYDRYLTESGAQPVHQDETGILWCIAMEGDEDVAMVEVVNSTPEPDGTHRTYWLRVPPRTRTAKEGVAWTFGLDGDAYAPTRQT, translated from the coding sequence ATGCAGTACGTGAACGCGTGGCGGGCGGTCGCGGCGGCGACCGGCAGGGCCGACCGGAGTGCGGCCGAGGACGGGGTGCGGCTTGCCTACCGCCGTGCGGGACTGGCCGAGCCCGAGCACGTCATCTGGGCGGACTCGCCCAAGGCGGCGGTGGAGGCGGTGGAGAAGCTGGTCGGTGCCGGACGCTCCGTCCGCGAGGAGGTGCGCACCCGCCCATGGGCCCAGGAGCGCCGAAGGATCTACGACGAGCTGGGCCCCGCGGGCTGGTCCGCGCTGTGGTCGGCCACCGGCGCCCAGTTGTGGGAGACCACCGCCGCGCTGGCCGACCGGATCCGGACCGGGATCGTCGCCGAGCTCGCCACCCGGCCCGAGGACGAGTCGGACGTCCGCCTCGTCCTGCTGGACGCGGTCCTGGGCCAGCACGACGCGGCCTGGCTCGCGGCCTTCGAAGGCCGGGGCGACCGGCTGACCGGGCTGGCCGAGGTCGCCAGGAACGCCGGCTGGTGGTGGCCCTACGAGCACGCGGTGGTGATCAGCGAGCGGCCCGAAGCGCTCCACCGGGACGAGGCGGGACGGCTCGACCGGGGCGACGGGCCGGCCCTCGCCTATCCCGACGGCTTCGCCCTCCACGCCTGGCGCGGAATGCCCGTGCCCGCCGAGTTCCTCGATTCGCTGGGGACGCTGACACCCGAACGCATACGTGCCGAGGAGAACGCGGAACTGCGGCGCGTGATGCTCGAGTACTACGGATACGACCGCTACCTCACCGAATCGGGTGCGCAGCCCGTGCACCAGGACGAGACCGGAATCCTGTGGTGCATAGCGATGGAGGGCGACGAGGACGTCGCGATGGTCGAAGTGGTCAACTCCACGCCGGAGCCGGACGGAACGCACCGTACCTACTGGCTCCGGGTCCCCCCGAGGACCCGGACCGCGAAGGAGGGTGTGGCGTGGACCTTCGGGCTCGACGGGGACGCCTACGCGCCGACGCGGCAGACCTGA
- a CDS encoding TetR/AcrR family transcriptional regulator codes for MARVRLSVAERREELLRAAVEQIEVRGVAAVRIADVASVLGVSNALVLYHFSTKEKLVAAAFAYAAEADLAHLRKLLTRRTTAVRRLRAAVRWYAPTGQAKGWRLWIEGWASSLRDPALREVAGDLDQQWKAELAEVIDEGAAAGEFRCDDPMSVAWRLTALLDGLAVQMTSYAGPLSRATMLRWTEEALARELGIDHAALTA; via the coding sequence GTGGCGAGAGTACGGCTGAGCGTGGCGGAGCGTCGGGAGGAGCTCCTGCGTGCTGCGGTCGAGCAGATCGAGGTACGGGGTGTGGCCGCGGTCCGGATCGCCGACGTGGCGTCCGTACTCGGGGTGAGCAACGCACTGGTGCTGTACCACTTCTCGACCAAGGAGAAGCTGGTGGCCGCCGCGTTCGCCTACGCCGCGGAGGCCGACCTGGCGCATCTGCGCAAGCTGCTGACCCGCCGCACCACCGCCGTACGGCGGCTGCGCGCCGCCGTACGCTGGTACGCGCCGACCGGCCAGGCCAAGGGGTGGCGGCTCTGGATCGAGGGCTGGGCCTCCTCCTTGCGGGATCCCGCGCTCCGGGAGGTCGCCGGCGATCTCGACCAGCAGTGGAAGGCGGAGCTGGCGGAGGTCATCGACGAGGGCGCCGCGGCGGGTGAGTTCCGGTGCGACGACCCCATGTCGGTGGCCTGGCGGCTGACCGCCCTGCTCGACGGCCTGGCGGTCCAGATGACGTCGTACGCGGGTCCCCTGTCCAGAGCGACCATGCTGCGGTGGACCGAGGAGGCGCTTGCCCGCGAACTCGGCATCGACCACGCGGCGCTGACCGCCTGA
- a CDS encoding Glu/Leu/Phe/Val dehydrogenase dimerization domain-containing protein produces MTPPSTAPLISLTWTDHVTGTEGYLVVDRLVRGVSSGGLRMRQGCTLAEVAGLARGMTMKEALHFDADDTGARYIPLGGAKGGIDCDPRAPEAYGILVRFLRAVRPYVESVWTTGEDLGLSQDVVDRAASEAGLVSTVQAVFPLLDDEAAARRRLADAFAVTVDGIGLDELVGGCGVAESALVALDRAGVAYRDARASLQGLGTMGGATARFLSRAGLTVVAVADVKGTIANPAGLDVESLLAARDAFGTVDRGALRPGDEELPADAWLAADAEVLVPAAVSYAVDAVKQASVRARWIVEAANMPVLPDAEALLARRGITVLPDVVVNSGTNAWWWWTLFGDIGADADEAFTHTRRAMRSLIGTVLERAEADGCTPRAAAHALVADRLPVMAERFGWYA; encoded by the coding sequence GTGACGCCCCCCTCCACCGCCCCGCTGATCTCCCTGACCTGGACCGACCACGTCACCGGGACCGAGGGCTATCTGGTCGTGGACCGCCTGGTGCGCGGCGTGTCGAGCGGAGGGCTGCGCATGAGGCAGGGCTGCACCCTCGCGGAGGTGGCGGGCCTGGCCCGGGGCATGACCATGAAGGAGGCCCTGCACTTCGACGCCGACGACACCGGGGCGCGCTACATCCCGCTGGGCGGGGCCAAGGGCGGCATCGACTGCGATCCGCGCGCTCCCGAGGCCTACGGGATCCTCGTCCGCTTCCTGCGGGCCGTGCGTCCGTACGTCGAGAGCGTATGGACGACCGGCGAGGATCTCGGCCTCAGCCAGGACGTGGTGGACCGGGCGGCCTCGGAGGCGGGTCTCGTCTCCACCGTGCAGGCGGTCTTTCCGCTGCTCGACGACGAGGCGGCGGCCCGCCGCCGCCTGGCGGACGCCTTCGCGGTCACGGTGGACGGGATCGGACTGGACGAACTGGTCGGCGGGTGCGGTGTCGCGGAGTCCGCTCTCGTCGCACTCGACCGGGCCGGCGTGGCGTACCGCGATGCGCGTGCATCCCTCCAGGGGCTCGGCACGATGGGCGGAGCGACGGCGCGGTTCCTGTCCCGCGCCGGGCTCACGGTGGTCGCGGTCGCCGATGTGAAGGGCACCATCGCCAACCCGGCGGGGCTGGACGTCGAGTCCCTGCTCGCCGCACGGGACGCGTTCGGCACGGTGGACCGGGGGGCATTGCGCCCGGGGGACGAGGAACTGCCCGCCGACGCCTGGCTGGCGGCGGACGCCGAGGTGCTGGTTCCCGCCGCGGTGTCCTACGCCGTGGACGCCGTGAAGCAGGCATCGGTCAGGGCTCGTTGGATCGTGGAGGCGGCGAACATGCCCGTACTGCCCGACGCGGAGGCTCTGCTGGCCCGGCGCGGGATCACGGTTCTCCCGGACGTGGTCGTCAACTCCGGTACGAACGCCTGGTGGTGGTGGACCCTGTTCGGGGACATCGGAGCCGACGCCGACGAGGCGTTCACCCACACCCGCCGCGCCATGCGGTCCCTGATCGGCACGGTCCTGGAGCGCGCGGAGGCGGACGGGTGCACACCCCGGGCCGCGGCGCACGCGCTCGTTGCGGACCGGCTGCCGGTGATGGCGGAGAGGTTCGGCTGGTACGCCTAG
- a CDS encoding PPOX class F420-dependent oxidoreductase translates to MSDFEPGREALLRLLGEHDGGVLVTIKRDGTPQLSNVNHAYDPADGVIRVSVTEGRAKTRNLRRDPRASYHVTSQDRWAWTVADVSAELTRPAEDPHDETVEQLVRLYRDIRGEHPDWDEYRRAMVEDRRVVLTLRIEHVYGQPRA, encoded by the coding sequence ATGAGCGACTTCGAACCAGGGCGCGAGGCGCTGCTCCGGCTCCTCGGCGAGCACGACGGCGGTGTGCTGGTCACGATCAAACGCGACGGCACGCCTCAGCTGTCCAATGTGAACCACGCGTACGACCCGGCCGACGGGGTGATCAGGGTGTCCGTCACGGAGGGGCGGGCGAAAACCCGTAACCTCCGCCGCGACCCGCGGGCGAGCTATCACGTGACCAGCCAGGACCGGTGGGCGTGGACCGTGGCGGACGTCTCGGCCGAGCTGACCCGGCCCGCCGAGGACCCTCACGACGAGACCGTGGAACAGCTGGTGCGGCTCTACAGGGACATCCGGGGAGAGCACCCCGACTGGGACGAGTACCGGCGTGCGATGGTCGAGGACCGCAGGGTCGTCCTCACCCTCCGGATCGAGCACGTGTACGGGCAGCCGCGTGCCTGA
- a CDS encoding MBL fold metallo-hydrolase yields the protein MTGADNQPSLRTRLRSLRPDAFGADPADARMERIRRSPNFADGVFQNPEGTRTRPSGSMLEFAKVFFRKEERARRSPSGTVPIHATTLADLAAPPETGLRLTWLGHSSVLTEIDGHRVLFDPVWGERCSPFAFAGPKRVHPVPLPLASLAPVDVVVISHDHYDHLDLPTIKALAGTDTVFAVPLGVGAHLERWGVPLERIHELDWNETVRIGGISLTATPARHFCGRGLRNQQHTLWASWVVAGPDHRVYHSGDTGYFSGFKGIGAEHGPFDATMIQVGAYSQYWPENHTDRTPLPGAWPDIHMSPAEGVQAHLDLQGGRPHGVLLPIHWGTFNLALHAWAEPGEWMKDAAEEVGQAAVFPRPGEPFEPAGKLPSDAWWRAVSAPVARPWRGPGTGEPASVRKEEVDLAGER from the coding sequence GTGACCGGCGCCGACAACCAGCCCTCGCTCCGTACCCGACTGCGCTCGCTGCGCCCGGACGCCTTCGGTGCGGATCCGGCCGATGCGCGGATGGAGCGGATCCGCCGCTCGCCCAACTTCGCCGACGGGGTCTTCCAGAACCCCGAGGGGACCCGGACCAGGCCGTCGGGCTCGATGCTCGAATTCGCCAAGGTCTTCTTCCGCAAGGAGGAGCGCGCCCGGCGCTCGCCCTCCGGCACGGTCCCGATCCACGCCACGACGCTCGCAGATCTCGCCGCACCGCCCGAGACGGGCCTCCGGCTGACCTGGCTGGGCCACTCCAGTGTGCTCACGGAGATCGACGGCCATCGGGTGCTCTTCGACCCGGTCTGGGGCGAGCGATGCTCGCCGTTCGCCTTCGCGGGGCCCAAGCGCGTGCACCCCGTGCCGCTGCCGCTCGCCTCCCTCGCGCCCGTGGACGTCGTGGTGATCTCGCACGACCACTACGACCACCTGGACCTGCCGACCATCAAGGCGCTGGCGGGGACGGACACCGTCTTCGCCGTCCCCCTCGGTGTCGGAGCGCACCTGGAGCGCTGGGGGGTGCCCCTGGAGCGCATCCACGAACTGGACTGGAACGAGACCGTGCGGATCGGGGGCATCAGCCTCACCGCCACCCCGGCCCGTCACTTCTGCGGACGCGGGCTGCGCAACCAGCAGCACACCCTGTGGGCGTCGTGGGTCGTCGCGGGGCCGGACCACCGCGTCTACCACAGCGGTGACACCGGCTACTTCTCCGGATTCAAGGGCATCGGAGCCGAACACGGCCCCTTCGACGCGACCATGATCCAGGTGGGCGCCTACTCCCAGTACTGGCCGGAGAACCACACCGACCGCACGCCGCTTCCCGGTGCGTGGCCGGACATCCACATGTCACCTGCCGAGGGGGTCCAGGCGCACCTCGATCTCCAGGGCGGACGCCCGCACGGCGTACTGCTGCCGATCCACTGGGGCACCTTCAACCTCGCGCTGCACGCCTGGGCCGAGCCGGGGGAGTGGATGAAGGACGCTGCCGAGGAGGTCGGGCAGGCGGCCGTGTTCCCCCGGCCCGGCGAGCCGTTCGAGCCTGCCGGGAAACTGCCGTCGGACGCGTGGTGGCGTGCCGTGTCGGCACCGGTCGCGCGCCCGTGGCGCGGTCCCGGTACGGGCGAGCCGGCGTCGGTGCGCAAAGAGGAAGTCGACCTCGCCGGAGAGCGCTGA